The following are from one region of the Etheostoma spectabile isolate EspeVRDwgs_2016 chromosome 2, UIUC_Espe_1.0, whole genome shotgun sequence genome:
- the LOC116706100 gene encoding permeability factor 2: MMISRILVASIVVLLAFMAFSEGMSLRSLGVELHCRCIQTESKPIIRHIEKVELIPANSHCDETEIIATLKKTGQQVCLDPEAPWVKKVIKRILSNRRR, from the exons ATGATGATCAGCAGAATCCTTGTCGCCTCTATTGTGGTGCTCCTGGCCTTCATGGCCTTCAGTGAAG GGATGAGTCTGAGAAGCCTGGGAGTGGAGCTGCACTGCCGCTGCATCCAGACCGAGTCCAAACCCATCATCCGCCACATCGAGAAGGTGGAATTGATTCCTGCCAACTCCCATTGCGACGAGACTGAGATCAT TGCCACTCTGAAAAAGACAGGCCAACAGGTTTGCCTGGACCCTGAAGCTCCCTGGGTGAAGAAGGTGATTAAAAGGATCCTGTCCAA CAGAAGACGGTGA